Sequence from the Coregonus clupeaformis isolate EN_2021a unplaced genomic scaffold, ASM2061545v1 scaf0148, whole genome shotgun sequence genome:
CAGAGTGATGGGATGAAAGGGTAAGATGGGtctgaggagggatggagggtgaggagggggttaAACCCATGGGGTGATAGACAGGCCTGATTTAGGCCTTGTGATGTAATCAACAGTCAAGGGGTTTCTGGGTAGAGATGACTCATTTAGGTCACGACTCTTGCCCTGCTGGATGAATAGCCCTGTGTGTGTTGTATACACaactgtctgtccgtccgtccgtccgtccgtctgtgtTCTATACGTTAAACCCTGGAACTAACTTAACTCTGTCAATGCAGTGAGACCATTCCAGTCCTTGTGAGATGCAGTGTTTTACTTTACTGCAGTGTTTTACTTTACTGTTTTATTTGGAGAGAAAGGATGGAGGGATTGAGGGGGATAATGCAGTACAGGACATCACAGTGCAATATTACAGTAAGCCATGTATGTGGCTTTTGTACTTATcattgtgtgtgtctttctctcatGGACTCAAACATATGCATTGATTGATGACATGATGTTGATTAATGACGTgataattgattgatttcctgtGTGAGCACACGGCTAGTTGGAGAACTGGTATGAACTGGTGAGAGTCTGTGTAGACCCTAcctatgtttgtttatgtgtttcTTCTTGTCATTACAAATACAATatgtgtgtatgtaaatgtgtatgtattgaaaataaaagtaTAAAGATATCAACTAATGTTGAATCACGGATGACTTTTCTTTTTATCTGCATAAGGGGAAAAAACTGGACTACATCAATAAAGCAATCCACACATAAACCAATTCATTACATTTTATTGGGtaatattgcactactttggtATTGGATTGTGATAGAGAGCTTTACAGTAAGGTGCCAGTGATGACAGAGTGGATACTTTGTTCTCAGATTGCCTCTACACAACGAACTACAGGAACCCAACAGCGTTCCATCTGAGCAGTATTATACAGCCCGGAATGGCACTGACGTAAACCACGAGAACATGATCCGTGTCAAATAAAACACAGAGCAAATCTGTCGGGAGTGATTTCTCCCCATGATATTCACAGACAGTTATAATAAAACAAGAGGCTAATAGAAGAACTGAGAAATATGACTCAGACTGTTCTTAACTGGAGTTacgaggactgtgtgtgtgtgtgtgtgtgcatgcgtttgtgcatgtgtgtctctgtgtgtgtctgtccgtgcgtgcgtgtgattgtgtgtgtgtgtgtaataaggcACAGGCTAGCACCAGGTGTTGAGCGGTGGATTTATGGTGTTTTGGGGTGTTTTTATGGAGACAACCCAGTGTTCTGTCTCCAAGGgtgtcctccctcctcctcctctccttcctcccttcttCCTCCGCCCCTCCTTCCATCTCCGCCATCTTGGGCCCATCAGGCCTTGTTTTCCCAGGTTTTGGGGTTGCCACGGTGATTGCGACAGCGTTTCTTATTGGTGGTTGACCTCTGGAAGCGTTTGGGCCAGCCGGACCTCTCCCTGCAGAGCTCAGCtgggatggagagaagagagagagcaagagagagagattgaatacagataatgtgtgtgtgtgtgaaagagagagaggatgctgTGGGCTCAGATGTACACTAccatttggggtcacttagaaatgtccttgttttttaaagaaaagcaatttttttcccattaaaataacatcaaattgatcagaaatacagtgtagacattgttaatgttgtaaatggctattgtagctggaaactgcagattttttatggaatatctacataggcgtaaagaggcccattatcagcaaccatcagtcctgtgttccaatggcacgttgtgtttgctaatccaagtttatcattttaaaaggctaattgatcattagaaaacccttttgcaattatgttagcacagcttaaaactgttgtgctgattaaataagcaataaaactggccttcttgagactagttgagtatctggagcatcagcaattgtaggtttgattacaggctcaaaatggccagaaacaaataactttcttctgaaactcatcagtctattcttgttctgagaaatgaaggctattccatgggagaaattgccaagaaactgaagatctcgtacaatgctgtgtactactcccttcacagaacagcgcaaactggctctaaccagaatagaaagaggagtgggaggccccggtgcacaactaagcaagaggacaaatacattagagtgtctagtttgagaaacaggcgcctcacatgtcctcaactggcagcttcattaaatagtacccacaaaacaccactctcaacgtcaacagtgaagaggcgactccgggatgctgaccttctaggcagagttgcaaagaaaaagccatatctcagactggccaataaaaagaaaagattaagacgggcagcctgagatatggctttttggcatcccggagtcgcctcttcactgttgacgttgagactgtatttctgatcaatttgatgttattttaatggacagaaaaattgcttttctttcgaaaacaaggacatttctaagtgaccccaaacttttgaacggtagtgtacatgctGTCCTTAAGTCAGTAAGAGTTTCATGCACTCTAAGATTGTTATGTTGTTGTAATCCTAACAACTGGTCTAATGAAGTGCTATCAGATGGACTGTCTTACCCTTCAGGTACTCATCCTGTTGGCACACAGTTCTCACACAGATCTCCTTGTTGATCACATAGACACGAGGGAGGCTGAGACAAACCAGGAGACAGACATCATTACACTATAATCAGACCCCAGCTGCTGTCTCTAAAACATGCCTCTCTGCACAGGCTCTCAGGTTGAAACCCAAGGACTTTGACTGCATGACCAGGAGGCACTGAGTGTGTCTATGTTTTCCTGAGAGAGAGCCTGTAGTTGCAGCTTACCTGTAAAGGCAGAGGGAGTGGATGCATCTCTTGATGGGCCGGTGGACAGAGTACATCCTGGTGCAGGGGTACGTCTCTTCCCTACAGTCTAGCACAGAGGATACACACAACATCCAGATAAGTCACACACAATGTTTAGATATCACTggacacccctggtcatccctggCCTAACATTGTTCAGTGATGTTTCTGTCCCACACTGATGACCTCACTCACCAGGTGGTAGGGTAGAGACAGACACCTCACTCACCAGGTGGTAGGGTAGAGACAGACACCTCACTCACCAGGTGGTAGGGTAGAGACAGACACCTCACTCACCAGGTGGTAGGGTAGAGACAGACACCTCACTCACCAGGTGGTAGGGTAGAGACAGACACCTCACTCACCAGGTGGTAGGGTAGAGACAGACACCTCACTCACCAGGTGgtagggtagagacagacagcagagccTCCTCTTCATTCCAGTCACCTCTGGGGAGATCCACCTCTACCAACAGGGAAACAACACAATCAGCATGGGAGCGACCTCTACCCACGGCCATGATTCACATGCAACTTAATGTCTTTTGAAATAATGTGTGACCATTGAATGGAGGGCATTATTACCAGCCTGTGGGGATTGGGCTACAGCTGTGAGAGCTGTGGAACAGAAAAGCATATGATGGGAAGTGTTTTATGGAGTTAAAACAAACAGAGATGGACTCAAACCTAATTGAAGGTGATgatttgtgtgttgtgtttgtcatgGGTTACCATGGAAACCGCAGAGGAGCAGGGCGATTGGAAGACTGCCCATCGTTGTCAGAGCTGGATGTTTACGAGCTGAAGGAAAGAGGACCCACAAAAGCCAGAAGAGGAAAATAGTTTATATGTTTCAATTCACACAGAGGAACTCTTCAATATCTCGACTTTACATTTCCTCTGTTTTCCTTCTGCTCTCCCCCTGGCCCTGCCTCTGCTGTTTCTAATGCAATGTAtactcttttatttatttatctttatttaaccaggtaagccagttgagaacaagttctcatttacaactgcgacctggccaagataaagcaaagcagtgcaataaaaacaacaacacagagttacatatggggtaaaaaaaacataaagtcaaaaaatacaacagaaaatatatgtacagtgtgtgcaaatgtagcaagttatggaggtaaggcaataaataggctatagtgcaaaataattacaattagtattaacactggaatgctagatgtgcaagagattatgtgcaaatagagatactggggtgcaaaagagcaaaagagcaaaataaataacaatatagggatgagttagttgggtgggctaatttcagatgggctgtgtacaggtgcagtgatcggtaaggtgctctgacaactgatgcttaaagttagtgagggagataagagtctccagcttcagagatttttgcaatttgttccagtcattggcagcagagaactggaaggaatggcggccaaaggaggtgttggctttggggatgaccagtgagatatacctgctggagcgcagactacgggtgggtgctgctatggtgaccaatgagctaagataaggcagggatttgcctagcagtgatttatagttggcctggagccagtgggtttgacgacgaacatgtagtgaggaccagccaacaagagcgtacaggtcacagtggtgggtagtgtatggggctttggagacaaaacggatggcactgtgatagactacatccaatttgctgagtagagtgttggaggctattttgtaaatgacattgccgaagtcaaggatcggtaggatagtccgttttacaagggcatgtttggcagcatgagtgaaggaggctttgttgtgaaataggaagccgattctagatttaactttggattggagattcttaatgtgagtctggaaggagagtttacagtctaaccagacacctaggtatttgtagttgtccacatactctaggtcagacccgtcgagagtagtgattctagtcaggtgggcggtgccagcagcgttcgattgaagagcatgcatttagttttactagtgtttaagagcagttggaggctactgaaggagtgttgtatggcattgaagctcgtttggaggtttgttaacacagtgtccaatgaagggccagatgtatacaaaatggtgtcgtctgcgtagaggtggatctgagagtcaccagcagcaagagcgacatcattgatatacacggagaaaagagtcggcccaagaattgaaccctgtggcacccctatagagactgccataggtccagacaacaggccctccgatttgacacattgaactctatctgagaagtagttggtgaaccaggcgaggcagtaatttgagaaaccaaggctatttagtctgccaataagaatgcggtggttgacagagtcgaaagccttggccaggtcgatgaagacggctgcacagtactgtctattatcgatcgcggttataatatcgtttaggaccttgagcgtggctgaagtgcacccatgaccagctcagaaaccggattgcatagcggagaaggtacggtgggattcgaaatggtcggtgatctgtttgttaacttgtctttcaaatactttcgaaaggcagggcaggatggatataggtctgtaacagtttggatctagagtgtcaccccctttgaagagggggatgaccgcggcagctttccaatctctggggatctcagacgttacgaaagagaggttgaacaggctagtaataggggttgcgacaatttcggcggctagttttagaaagaaagggtccagattgtctagcccagctgatttgtaggggtccagattttgcagctctttcaaaacatcagctgtctgaatttgtgtgaaggagaagcggggggggggcaagttgcagcggagggtgcagagttggtggtcggggtagtggtagccaggtggaaagcatggccagccgtagcaaaatgcttgttgaaattttcgattattgtagatttatcggtggtgatagtgtttcctagcctcagtgcagtgggcagctgggaggaagtgctcttattctccatggactttacagtgtcccaaaactttttggagttagtgctacaggatgcaaatttctgtttgaaaaagttagcctttgctttcctgactgcttgtatCTAAGGCAGTTGTAGGAAATGTGTACCTGGTCAAATCCAGGTAAATGAGATAGATACAGTATGTGTGCTGTTGTTAGTATCAGCATTAATCAAGCAGTTTGAATCAGGTTGCTGTTTTTTCTCACAAagtaatcctctctctctctctctctctctctcacacacacacagacacacacactccctcagctCTCTCCCTGCATCATTCCTCTTGTGATGTGTCAGTGTGAGTTTGGAGTCCAAGACATGAGTTCTCACAAAAGAATGTGTTTTCTGTGCCCTATTTGAgcacccctctactcctccttTCTCATACACTCTTTTCATACAACTCTCTTTTCATACACCTCTCTTTTCATACACCTCTCTTTCCATAAACCTTATTAAGAATGCTCTAAATCGTCCAAACAGTTTTGTCACTCGGTATGTTTAACATCCCATTTCTCCTTTACGACCATCTTGCCCAGGCCCTGAATACGCTAAATTGATTTATCTTGCTTTGACTCATTTATACACTCTTGTATGCCAGGGCACATAGCTTTGCAAAATACATTAGTTCTGAATGACATATTTTCATCCATGACAGGAGTTCACAGACAGTATTCTATTATGATGACTTCATGGAAAGTTAGTTATTTGCAGTAAATGTAGTTTCTCTATGCATCTTTTGTACATGTACCTCATGTTATTTATAGTAAACATTCTATATACAGTACTGCAGTGCTACTAATGCCTTTATAGTCTTCAAAATGAAGAAAAGAACACAATGTTTTCATACTCACAATTTTTCCTGTCGTCCAAAAACGTCCTTTGTTTTGAATCTTTtgtcctctctcctttcccctccttctctctccctctcctcctccatcccctcctccttctctctcctctctccttctcctcctccatcccctcctccttctcctcctccaccccttgtCCTCCCCTCTCATTATaattctcttgctctctcgcgtTCCTCCCCTCCAATCTGGTAGAGATTTAGGGAGAATTGTTCTAGTCCAGAGTTGGTTTCATATACACCCAAACAACACAAAACTCATTATCAAAAATATGTGTCTATGCACTGTGTTGATTTCACAATAACTATCACTAATAGTAAACAAATCTATCAGCGTATTGAACTAGGGACTTACACTTTACAAATACAAAAAACTGACAGAAGAACAACAATGGTCAACACACGATGACAGGTAGAACATAAACAAAGAGCCCAATATGCTTTAGAGCAACTGAGGGAATATGACAGAATGACTGGTACAGGTCTGGCAGACCTTGCATTTGCAGGGATCCTCTTTCTCCACTAGGCGGGGCAGTGTACTTGGTGAGTGTGGTCTCAGCTCAGAAGTGGCCAATCTTGGTTTCGGAAGAGCAGcagtgtgtgcaggcttttgtttcaGCCCAGCTCTAACTGTAGACCAACTTATCGTGGTCTAGATTGAAAGAGATATGCTACTGTTGGGCTGGAGTAAAAGCTTGCACGGCCTGTATCACTGTCCAGAGTTGCTTGTCACATATTTCGGTATTTATGCGGTTCTTAATCCTGGGCCTGGGCACTAACACACACCTTATTACACTAATCAATGGCTTACGTTAGGTTGGGTAGTTGAATTAGGTGATGGGCTGAAGCAGAAATGTGCTGTGGGACTCTAAGGACCATGCAGGATTAAGGAACTAGAGTAGACAATTATATTGCTACATCAGAAGACATTGCAACAAAGATGAGTGAATATCACGACCAAAACTCCTGACCCTTTGTTTGATCCCCTACTTGTGTTGGAAATAGGGTTTCCATAGGGACCATTAATAGCTTGTATGGGGGAAACCTGAGAGCAGCAGGCTTCCATGAACTTAACCAATATAAATATTGTGTAACGAACCCTGCAGtttgagtcggttcctgtctgtgttactagtttttctgctcgggatctccagtttcccgagggttctggaacgctccctgcctggttgccgggcaacgttgctaggcgggagctctcttgatttccgcacctgcatcccatcagcaatctgcacacctggtcctgatcatcacccttcttaggctctgtcctaacatccattccctgccggatcgttagccatgaacagtatgtttatcagtggatcagccttagagcatgtagcgttagttttgttgttttgcaccttgtttgcttgttttgtacttacctccgttttgttccatctgcagtcactcatccggaaccttcatccaacctctgcctgatggtcggcggctgccgagccattactggacctaccactgcaccctcaacaacccatccacgacacccgctctgttccctggattattcagcctcactcgtggatctattaaataaacactcacctttgtttcaacctaccttgtcctggtctgcttctgggttctggcttagtaaaccgtgacagaacgatccggccagtaatgaacccagcggacctggactctgttcgccatgccattacccatcaggagaagatgttgggccatcatagcacggagctacaggagatcgcgttggccgttcggaacctttctaccggtctgacggaggtccagaaccagtgcaagtttccggtggaggatccactaccggtttcacccatctcgcctgccgcttctggagctgtgtccttccgtgagcccaaggttccgacgccggataaatatgagggggagctgggaagatgccgttctttccttatgcagtgtgggttagtgttcgatctacagccctactcttatgccacagacaaggctaggatagcctttgtgattgagttgctgcgtggtcgagcgctggagtgggcttcagccgtttgggaacgacaagacccctgcatggcttcataccaggggttcacggccgagatgaggaagctcttcgaccattccgtccgagggagggacgcagctaggcgcctgttttcgcttcgccaaggaactcgcagcgtggccgacttcgtgatcgagttcaagacgttggctgtggagagtgggtggaatgaggagtctctgcaagcggccttttaccagggtctgtcggagcagctcaaggatgagttgatctcctatccggagcctagtgacctggacagcttggtagccttgtctattcgggtggataatcgagtccgagagcgaaggagggagaagcaatgggttccgtccaatcgatcagcttctcaggttccagtcgggtcggggattggaccagaatacgtcgatcatcgtccaccacacaggattagtggagaggtcctgtctcccgattctgaaccaatgcaagtagggcggcacgggttaaccaaggaggaacgccaactcagacgtaggactaactgttgcctctactgtggtggttcgggacattacctcgccacctgttcccggcggtcgtcaaactgcgcggctcgctaaagttgggaggacttttagcgagccagtttcgacctctcaatacctctgtcagaccccgtttcccggctacccttatgaacaggaatcagagcttagcgattaacgcttttatcgattcaggtgccgatggaagctttcttgatgccgagttggtggaacagctggggctttccaaggagcaattgccggaagccattgaagcgaccactctgaacggcagtagtctggcacgtatcacgatgaggactgaaccggttaagatgctgttgtcggggaatcattcggagatgatttcattcttcattctgccgtcttcccatgctcctctggtccttggatacccctggctgaaggaacacaatcccacgttcgattgggtgacgggcaaggtaacgagttggagccttgattgtcatgctaactgtctcaagactgcctgtccccattcggttcccagtcaggtgattgaggctaaacccccagatttgtccctggttcccgagacatatcacgatttgggggaagtgttcagtaagcagaaggctctgtcactccctccccaccgaccatatgattgtgccatcaacctgttccctggagctgtctaccccaagggaaggttatacagtatctcccgacctgaacgtgaggcgttggagacctacatcaaggagtccctagctgctggtctcgttcgtccctcgtcatcacccctgggggcaggattcttctttgtgggtaagaaggatggctctcttcgaccgtgtattgattatcaggggttgaatgacatcacggtcaagaacaagtatcccctgcccttgatgagttctgccttcgactccttacagggtgctacggtgttcaccaagctagacctacgcaatgcgtatcacatggtccggatcagagagggggacgagtggttgacgggtttcaatacaccgatgggtcacttcgagtatcaggtgatgccgtttggactgaccaatgctccagcggtattccagagtatggtgaacgacgtcctgagagatatgatcggtctctttgtgtttgtttacctggatgacattctgatcttctcgaaggaaccttccgaccacgtccagcatgtccggcaggttctgcagcgattgttggagaatcgcctgttcgtgaaggccgagaagtgcgagtttcacgcccacacgacatcctttctcgggtacatcatctccaggggagagattaggatggaccaggagaaggttagagcggttctggaatgggcccagcccggtacgagattgcagctccagagatttttggggtttgcgaatttctaccgcagattcatccgggattacagccgtgtggccgctccgttaactgccttgacttccagtatcaggaccttcaagtggaatccggaggcggatcgagcgtttctggatttgaagaggcgattcaccaacgcaccgattctctctcaaccggacacggcccgtcagttcgtcgttgaagtggacgcgtctgatgtgggagttggcgccatcctgtcgcagcgatgctccacggacagtaaactccatccctgcgcctactactctcgtcgcctttcgcctgcggagaggaattacgatgtgggtaaccgggagcttctcgcggtgaaacttgccttggaggagtggcgccactggttggagggggcggagcaaccgtttatggtctggactgaccacaagaatcttgcttacgtgcaatcggctagacgtctcaactcccgtcaggccaggtgggcgttgtttttcggacgattcaattttccctgacgttccgacctggatctaagaacggcaaggcggacgccttgtcccggatgttctccaagacggaagagagtgggtccaagaccgagacaattctcccccggaactgcgtcgtgggagttgttatgtggaagattgaggaggaggtgatggcggcccttcggacgcagcccggtcccggtaacggtccacccggtcggttgtttgtgcctgagtcggttcgccctgctgtcctcaaatggtcccacgccagcaagatggcttgtcaccctggcgtggctcggacgatggcgtttcttcgcagacgtttttggtggcctgccatggccgaggatactcggggttttgttgctgcctgtccagtgtgtgcgcagaataagagtaccaatcggcccagttctggactacttcacccccttcctattccccggcgaccatggtcgcatctggccctggactttgtcactgggttgcccgcttctgaggagaacacggtcgttctgactatcgtggacagattcagcaagttcgcccactttgtgccaattgccaagcttccctctgcctcggagacgtccgagatcctggttagggaggttttcagggtccacggtttgcccagtgatatcgtttccgaccgtggccctcagtttacctctgctgtctggaagtccttctgtttggccattggagctacagtcagtctcacatctggttttcacccccaatctaatggtcaggcggagagagccaaccagaagatggaatccacgctacgctgccttgtctcttccaaccccacctcctgggtctctcagttgccttgggttgagtatgcccacaatactctccctacatctgccactgggatgtctcccttccagtgcctgtatggctaccaacctcccttgttcccttctcaggagaaggagctctcagtgccctctgttcaggcccatattcgtcgttgccaccggacctggcatcgggccagaaaggcactccttagagtttcggaccggtatcagctccaggcgaatcgtcgccggattcccgctcccacctataccatcggagatagggtctggttggccacacgggatcttcctttacggactgagtctaggaagttgtccccgaagttcattggtccgtttgtggtggagaaggtgatcaatccggttgcagttcgactcaaactaccgagaacgctcagagtccatcccacctttcatgtctcctgcctcaagcctgttctcctcagtcctctgttgcctcctccgcctcctcctcctcctcctcagatgATCGGAGGTGggcctgcctacacggtgcgacgcatcatggattccagacggcggggccggggtttccagtatctcgtggactgggagggttatggtcctgaagagaggagttggattccgcggcgacaggtcctggacgctgacctcattcgtgacttctaccgcctccatcctggcgctccggggagtccgcccggtggcgttcgtcggagggggggtactgtaacgaaccctgcagtttgagtcggttcctgtctgtgttactagtttttctgctcgggatctccagtttcccgagggttctggaacgctccctgcctggttgccgggcaacgttgctaggcgggagctctcttgatttccgcacctgcatcccatcagcaatctgcacacctggtcctgatcatcacccttcttaggctctgtcctaacatccattccctgccggatcgttagccatgaacagtatgtttatcagtggatcagccttagagcatgtagcgttagttttgttgttttgcaccttgtttgcttgttttgtacttacctccgttttgttccatctgcagtcactcatccggaaccttcatccaacctctgcctgatggtcggcggctgccgagccattactggacctaccactgcaccctcaacaacccatccacgacacccgctctgttccctggattattcagcctcactcgtggatctattaaataaacactcacctttgtttcaacctaccttgtcctggtctgcttctgggttctggcttagtaaaccgtgacatatTGCATACATACTACCAGAGTCACAGACAACAAAA
This genomic interval carries:
- the LOC121556487 gene encoding microfibrillar-associated protein 5 is translated as MGSLPIALLLCGFHALTAVAQSPQAEVDLPRGDWNEEEALLSVSTLPPDCREETYPCTRMYSVHRPIKRCIHSLCLYSLPRVYVINKEICVRTVCQQDEYLKAELCRERSGWPKRFQRSTTNKKRCRNHRGNPKTWENKA